The following are encoded together in the Phragmites australis chromosome 19, lpPhrAust1.1, whole genome shotgun sequence genome:
- the LOC133900083 gene encoding ubiquitin-activating enzyme E1 2-like — protein MLPRKRGFVDGEVQDLHNKAPRAAAHQEEEEEEVTRGDAMLGRAPEIDEDLHSRQLAVYGRETMKRLFGSNVLVSGLQGLGAEIAKNLVLAGVKSVTLHDDDKVELWDLSSNFFLSEKDVGQNRAQACVTKLQELNNAVIISTITGDLTKEQLSNFQVVVFTDISLDKAVEFDSYCHSHQPPIAFIKSEVRGLFGSVFCDFGPEFTVLDIDGEEPHTGIVASISNDNPALVSSVDDERLEFQDGDLVVFSEVQGMPELNDGKPRKIKNARPYSFTLEEDTTSYGTYIRGGIVTQVKPPKVLKFKPLKEAIKEPGEFLMSDFSKFDRPPLLHLAFQALDKFRNELMRFPIAGSSDDAQKLIDFAININETLGDSKLEEIDKKLLHHFANGSRAVLNPMAAMFGGIVGQEVVKACSGKFHPLYQFFYFDSVASLPVEPLEPSDLKPENSRYDAQISVFGAKLQNELEHAKIFMVGSGALGCEFLKNLALMGISCSHNGKLTVTDDDVIEKSNLSRQFLFRDWNIGQPKSTVAATAAMTINPKLHVEALQNRASPETENVFNDAFWESLDAVVNALDNVTARMYIDSRCVYFQKPLLESGTLGAKCNTQMVIPHLTENYGASRDPPEKQAPMCTVHSFPHNIDHCLTWARSEFEGLLEKSPTEVNAFLSNPSGYATAARTAGDAQARDQLERVIECLDREKCETFQDCITWARLKFEDYFSNRVKQLTFTFPEDAMTSSGAPFWSAPKRFPRPLEFSSADPSQLSFLLAASKLRAETFGIPIPDWAKNPKELAEAVDKIIVPDFQPKQGVKIETDEKATSLSSASVDDDAIIEELIAKLEAISKTLPPGFHMNPIQFEKDDDTNFHMDLIAGFANMRARNYSIPEVDKLKAKFIAGRIIPAIATSTAMATGLVCLELYKVLAGGHKVEDYRNTFANLAIPLFSMAEPVPPQTIKHQDMSWTVWDRWTITGNITLRELLEWLKEKGLNAYSISCGASLLYNSMFPRHKERLDKKVVDVAREVAKVEVPSYRRHLDVVVACEDDDDNDVDIPLVSIYFR, from the exons ATGCTTCCCCGAAAGCGGGGGTTCGTCGACGGCGAGGTCCAGGACTTGCACAACAaggccccccgcgccgccgcccaccaggaggaggaggaggaggaggtcaccaGGGGCGACGCCATGTTAGGGAGGGCGCCCGAGATCGATGAGGACCTCCACAGCCGCCAGCTCGCCGTCTACGGACGCGAGACCATGAAGCGACTCTTCGGCTCCAACGTCCTCGTCTCTGGTCTCCAGGGACTCGGCGCTGAGATCG CAAAGAACCTTGTCCTCGCGGGTGTCAAGTCCGTAACCTTGCATGATGATGACAAAGTGGAGCTATGGGACTTATCAAGCAACTTCTTCCTCTCAGAGAAGGATGTTGGACAAAACCGTGCTCAAGCTTGTGTTACAAAACTACAAGAGCTTAACAATGCTGTTATTATCTCTACCATAACTGGTGATTTGACCAAGGAGCAGCTTTCTAACTTTCAG GTTGTGGTCTTTACTGACATCAGCTTAGATAAAGCAGTTGAGTTTGACAGTTACTGCCACAGCCATCAGCCGCCGATTGCTTTCATTAAGTCTGAAGTTCGTGGTCTTTTTGGCAGTGTCTTTTGTGACTTTGGTCCTGAGTTTACTGTTTTGGATATCGATGGAGAGGAACCACATACAGGAATCGTGGCATCGATCAGCAATGACAACCCAGCACTTGTTTCTAGTGTGGATGATGAGCGTCTAGAGTTCCAGGATGGTGATCTTGTTGTTTTCTCTGAAGTCCAGGGAATGCCTGAGCTAAATGATGGAAAGCCAAGAAAGATTAAGAATGCTAGGCCTTATTCCTTTACTCTAGAGGAAGACACCACCTCATACGGCACTTATATTAGAGGTGGTATTGTCACACAGGTGAAGCCACCTAAGGTCCTTAAATTCAAACCCTTGAAGGAGGCAATTAAGGAACCAGGAGAATTTCTCATGAGCGATTTCTCCAAGTTCGATCGCCCACCTCTTTTGCACCTGGCCTTCCAAGCTTTGGACAAGTTTAGGAATGAGCTGATGCGATTCCCTATTGCTGGGTCGTCTGACGATGCACAAAAGctgattgattttgctattaatATTAATGAAACTCTTGGTGATAGCAAGCTCGAAGAAATTGACAAAAAGCTCCTGCACCATTTTGCAAATGGTTCCAGGGCTGTTTTGAATCCTATGGCTGCAATGTTTGGAGGTATTGTAGGTCAGGAGGTTGTTAAAGCATGCTCAGGGAAATTCCATCCACTTTACCAG TTCTTCTACTTTGATTCTGTTGCATCTCTCCCAGTTGAACCCTTGGAGCCTAGTGATTTGAAGCCAGAGAACAGTAGATATGATGCACAAATTAGTGTATTTGGGGCTAAGCTTCAAAATGAACTGGAGCATGCAAAAATCTTCATGGTTGGTTCTGGGGCTCTTGGATGTGAGTTCTTGAAGAACCTTGCACTAATGGGCATTTCTTGCAGTCATAATGGTAAGCTGACTGTGACAGATGATGATGTCATAGAAAAGAGCAATCTCAGTCGCCAGTTTCTCTTCCGTGACTGGAACATTGGGCAGCCCAAGTCCACAgttgctgctactgctgctaTGACAATTAATCCTAAGCTTCATGTCGAGGCCCTTCAAAACAGAGCAAGTCCTGAGACTGAAAATGTGTTTAATGATGCCTTTTGGGAGAGCTTGGATGCTGTTGTGAATGCCTTGGACAATGTGACCGCAAGAATGTACATTGACTCCAGATGTGTATAtttccagaagccacttcttgAATCGGGGACTCTGGGTGCTAAATGCAACACACAGATGGTCATACCTCACCTAACAGAAAACTATGGGGCATCCAGAGATCCACCTGAAAAGCAGGCACCAATGTGCACTGTACATTCATTTCCTCATAATATTGATCACTGCCTAACGTGGGCAAGGTCCGAGTTTGAGGGTCTTCTTGAGAAGTCTCCCACTGAAGTAAATGCTTTTCTGTCTAATCCTAGTGGATATGCAACTGCGGCAAGAACCGCTGGGGATGCACAGGCTAGGGATCAGCTTGAGCGAGTTATTGAATGCCTTGACAGAGAGAAGTGTGAGACATTCCAAGATTGTATTACCTGGGCCCGGCTTAA GTTTGAGGATTATTTCTCCAACCGTGTAAAGCAGCTGACGTTCACTTTCCCTGAAGACGCAATGACCAGCTCTGGCGCTCCTTTCTGGTCTGCTCCTAAGCGGTTCCCACGACCTCTGGAGTTCTCGTCGGCTGACCCAAGTCAGCTTAGCTTTTTGTTGGCTGCCTCAAAATTAAGGGCGGAGACATTTGGAATACCCATACCCGATTGGGCAAAAAACCCAAAGGAACTGGCTGAAGCTGTCGACAAGATCATTGTACCTGATTTCCAACCAAAACAAGGGGTTAAGATAGAGACAGATGAGAAGGCTACTAGCCTATCCTCTGCATCTGTTGATGATGATGCCATCATTGAAGAGCTTATTGCAAAGTTGGAAGCAATTTCTAAAACATTGCCACCAGGATTCCACATGAACCCAATACAGTTTGAGAAG GATGATGATACCAATTTCCATATGGACTTGATTGCTGGCTTTGCTAACATGCGGGCGAGGAACTACAGCATCCCTGAAGTTGACAAGCTGAAGGCAAAGTTTATAGCGGGCAGGATCATCCCAGCCATCGCCACCTCAACCGCAATGGCCACCGGCCTCGTCTGCCTAGAGCTTTACAAAGTCCTTGCTGGTGGGCACAAGGTTGAAGACTACCGGAACACATTTGCAAACCTTGCAATCCCTCTCTTCTCTATGGCGGAGCCTGTCCCTCCCCAGACCATCAAGCACCAAGACATGTCCTGGACGGTCTGGGACCGCTGGACCATAACTGGCAACATCACGCTAAGGGAGCTCCTGGAATGGCTCAAGGAGAAGGGCTTGAACGCATACAGCATATCTTGCGGCGCCTCGCTTCTGTACAACTCCATGTTCCCCAGGCACAAGGAACGGCTGGACAAGAAGGTGGTGGATGTGGCCAGGGAGGTGGCCAAGGTGGAGGTGCCCTCATATCGGCGCCATCTAGATGTTGTGGTGGCCTGTGAGGACGACGATGACAATGACGTTGACATCCCACTGGTATCAATTTACTTCCGGTGA
- the LOC133900412 gene encoding ferritin-1, chloroplastic-like produces MMLRVSPSPAAASQLAGAGPTPVSARVAAPRGRQSAGTACRAAGKGKELLSGVVFQPFQEIKGELSLVPQSPNQSLARHKFVDDCEAAINEQINVELNASYAYHSLFAYFDRDNVALKGFAKFFKESSDEERGHAEKLMKYQNKRGGRVRLQSIVTPITEFDHPEKGDALYAMEVALALEKLVNEKLHNLHSVATRCNDPQLTDFIESEFLQEQVDAIKMISEYVAQLRRVGKGHGVWHFDQMLLEEEA; encoded by the exons ATGATGCTTAGGGTTTCGCCTTCTCCGGCCGCCGCCAGCCAGCTCGCTGGTGCGGGCCCGACCCCTGTTTCTGCGAGGGTGGCGGCGCCGCGCGGCCGGCAGTCCGCTGGGACGGCGTGCAGGGCGGCGGGGAAGGGGAAGGAGCTGCTCAGCGGGGTCGTCTTCCAGCCCTTCCAGGAGATCAAGGGGGAGCTCTCTCTCGTGCCCCAGAGCCCCAACCAGTCGCTCGCGCGCCACAAGTTCGTCGACGACTGCGAGGCCGCCATCAACGAGCAGATCAA TGTGGAGCTCAATGCCTCATATGCGTACCACTCCCTCTTCGCCTATTTCGACCGTGATAATGTAGCTCTCAAGGGCTTTGCCAA GTTCTTTAAGGAATCAAGTGATGAGGAGAGGGGGCATGCTGAAAAACTCATGAAGTACCAG AACAAACGTGGTGGGAGGGTGAGGCTCCAATCAATTGTGACACCTATAACAGAGTTTGATCACCCTGAGAAAGGCGATGCTTTGTACG CTATGGAGGTGGCTCTGGCTCTTGAAAAGCTGGTTAATGAGAAGCTGCACAACCTGCATAGT GTGGCGACTAGGTGTAATGATCCTCAGCTGACTGACTTCATCGAGAGTGAATTTCTTCAGGAGCAG GTTGATGCCATCAAAATGATCTCAGAGTACGTCGCCCAGCTGAGAAGAGTGGGCAAGGGGCATG GGGTGTGGCACTTTGATCAAATGCTGCTTGAGGAAGAGGCCTAA
- the LOC133900719 gene encoding protein DOUBLE-STRAND BREAK FORMATION-like: protein MVAAEEEEERDAAIPEPLSLFASCLSQHRFGDQELRVLEAALSAGGDVPALLATRAEARCLLRASAVEAFPATGPVEEDGRRFATADFFARAFALVGDVESCLAMKYEALVLRESKYSDDHHLQVSHDEWLTFAKDSLDNGFYTIASKAFANALAHIRPSHARHLDSANSIQEKDRINNITGLQNLAKSLSAQHSVQTQSAEYMKRRTSGVHEKCNLQPGKPKLPGSSMFRLGIKTRNIKKLLRSQERNLDEI, encoded by the exons atggtggcggcggaggaggaggaggagcgcgacGCCGCTATCCCCGAGCCCCTCTCCCTCTTCGCCTCCTGCCTCTCCCAACACAG GTTTGGGGATCAGGAGCTCCGGGTGCTGGAAGCCGCGCTTTCCGCCGGCGGCGACGTCCCCGCGCTGCTCGCCACGCGCGCAGAGGCCCGGTGTCTGCTTCGAGCGAGCGCGGTGGAGGCGTTCCCCGCCACCGGTCCGGTGGAGGAGGATGGGAGGAGGTTCGCCACTGCCGATTTCTTCGCACGCGCCTTCGCCCTCGTCGGCGATGTCGAG AGCTGCCTTGCTATGAAGTATGAAGCCCTGGTTCTGCGAGAGTCTAAATACTCCGATGACCATCATCTGCAAGTGTCCCATGACGAGTGGTTAACTTTTGCAAAGGATTCTCTTGATAATGGGTTTTACACCATTGCGTCCAAG gcTTTTGCAAATGCTCTTGCGCACATTCGTCCCAGCCACGCAAGGCACTTGGATTCCGCTAATTCAATCCAGGAGAAGGACAGGATCAATAATATAACAGGACTCCAAAACTTGGCCAAGTCGTTGTCTGCACAACATTCTG TCCAGACACAGTCTGCTGAATACATGAAAAGGAGAACTTCAGGTGTTCATGAAAAGTGCAATTTGCAACCAGGAAAACCAAAACTGCCAGGAAGTTCAATGTTTAGGTTAGGGATCAAAACAAGGAACATAAAGAAACTGCTTCGTAGTCAAGAAAGGAACTTGGACGAGATTTGA